The following proteins come from a genomic window of Nitrospira sp.:
- a CDS encoding protein TolR: MMFETRQRRFLAEINVIPLVDVVLVLLVIFMVTAPMLYRGMDIKLPTSASNTIKPEIRAVLTIEKDQRLYLDKDPVSVAQLERKLRMMKAEHADVSVYLRADRDVPYGIVVQVMDGVKQAGIEKLGMVTDPTGPERVSEGTSSQHN, encoded by the coding sequence ATGATGTTTGAGACGAGGCAGCGACGATTTTTAGCCGAAATCAACGTGATTCCGCTCGTGGACGTGGTATTGGTGCTTCTGGTGATCTTTATGGTCACGGCGCCGATGCTCTATCGAGGCATGGACATCAAGTTGCCGACTTCCGCGTCGAACACGATCAAGCCGGAGATCCGAGCGGTGCTGACGATCGAAAAGGATCAACGCCTGTACCTCGACAAGGATCCGGTGAGCGTCGCTCAGTTAGAGCGAAAGCTGCGCATGATGAAAGCAGAGCATGCCGATGTGTCGGTGTATTTACGCGCTGACCGGGACGTGCCATACGGAATTGTGGTTCAGGTGATGGATGGAGTCAAACAAGCTGGCATCGAGAAGCTTGGTATGGTGACTGACCCCACCGGACCTGAACGTGTCAGTGAGGGTACGTCATCCCAACACAATTAG
- a CDS encoding TonB family protein gives MQAWASAGMVSDDEWQATLTRRLGVAVIVSLVLHIGILAMVGWVRLPRHGERPLTSMEISLASLPTLQEKAVEPQKSQPIKKEVEQPKPVQQTKPIEQSKAPERPKLIEQPKTAPPVKAAPVPLPPVVAAPVPSPVAPAKPSNDLMRDIMKDIELPPDAPKHGDISPEDKPRKSPVMKLPDVPVVTETKETTQKKLVASAQSSSLTEDVAKELDEELKKIKTLEVPKAAPPVDVPSKPVPQLEAKIQSAKAVDTTLKVPGMAAGSNAYLALVRQRISNSWNAPPMDLTSHAYVVVVQFRLHKNGSVTGVAIEQSSGNEYYDLAGKRAVLSANPLPVFPADITDLYFDAHFTFTVGEPQG, from the coding sequence GTGCAGGCTTGGGCATCAGCCGGCATGGTTTCGGATGATGAATGGCAGGCGACACTGACTCGTCGCTTGGGCGTTGCTGTTATCGTTTCTCTGGTCCTGCATATTGGCATCCTGGCAATGGTGGGTTGGGTTCGACTGCCACGACATGGCGAACGGCCTCTGACGTCGATGGAGATTTCCCTTGCGAGTCTGCCGACGCTTCAGGAGAAAGCCGTTGAACCTCAGAAAAGTCAGCCGATTAAGAAAGAGGTCGAACAGCCCAAGCCGGTACAGCAGACGAAGCCTATCGAGCAATCCAAAGCTCCTGAGCGTCCCAAACTCATTGAACAGCCTAAAACTGCTCCTCCGGTGAAAGCGGCACCCGTGCCCCTTCCGCCGGTGGTGGCAGCACCTGTTCCTTCTCCGGTGGCTCCAGCCAAACCGTCGAATGATCTCATGCGCGATATTATGAAAGATATTGAGTTGCCTCCGGATGCTCCAAAGCACGGCGACATCAGCCCGGAGGACAAGCCGAGAAAGTCACCGGTGATGAAGCTGCCCGATGTACCGGTTGTGACGGAAACAAAGGAAACAACGCAAAAAAAGCTGGTTGCTTCTGCTCAGTCCTCATCCTTGACGGAAGATGTGGCGAAGGAATTAGACGAGGAATTGAAGAAGATCAAGACGCTTGAGGTGCCCAAAGCAGCACCACCAGTAGACGTGCCGTCAAAGCCTGTGCCTCAGCTTGAAGCGAAGATACAGAGCGCCAAGGCTGTCGACACCACATTGAAGGTTCCAGGGATGGCTGCGGGATCCAATGCGTATCTTGCGCTTGTGCGACAACGAATCAGCAATTCTTGGAATGCCCCGCCCATGGATCTGACCAGCCATGCGTACGTCGTGGTCGTACAGTTCAGACTGCATAAGAACGGATCGGTCACCGGTGTGGCGATCGAGCAATCGTCGGGAAACGAGTACTATGATTTGGCCGGGAAACGGGCTGTTCTCAGTGCAAACCCATTACCGGTGTTCCCAGCTGATATCACGGATCTGTATTTTGATGCGCACTTCACCTTTACCGTCGGAGAGCCACAAGGATAA
- a CDS encoding tetratricopeptide repeat protein, which yields MMPPYFSLTGRTLSDTSLPTAYRRSNAMLTYSYHPSSSSAWPPLMVAMALVLTLGVGLTSTQLSGAEAADPVKILPPNPPALNQAKHLIEKGDPESAATALRRFLTTTPPAEYLDDTYLLLGAALYGMKDYGEAIRSLNQLQTEFPESDLVDRGKLILARIHAAMGNIDLALPLLTQVRTTALDDVTKREAQQLTAEAFAQKKDYVRAIHTLLEGMAGSTDTQMAETREQIRQFINEKLDKKGLTRVRDAYLRSYPGDLASLRLIDYYIVRGEDHLAERETRHFLAAFPAHPSVPKASESLELINSRLKSNEYFIAAVLPLSGHLSAFANDVLEGIQLAVERAREQPGSPSVGLIVKDHDADRPGFLDDLSTLLHDDRPLVVIGPMLSKNLPVMAEMAQKTRIPLITPAATLPNVRRLGSYLFSTSLTYAMQAERIATYAAKQQDYRRFCILHPDTVYGRELARLFAQEVRRFDGEIIAIEAFKEGETDFGPQIQRLKAEDLKKYGLAVPVDIPRQPGKPLSRNEKRVLYTPGFDAIFIPSRSHEIGLLAAQLAFHDIKAPLLGTNGWNSQDFARTADRTVDGATFVDGFFVDSPNPAVQEFVQRYHKRFQSTPSLFTMQGYDAARVVIEGVRHGATSGEALHDFLMTQRNLPTLAGPASFGPDGTLHRPLFLLQVKQGKFVQLD from the coding sequence ATGATGCCACCGTACTTCTCCTTGACAGGTCGCACCCTTTCCGATACTAGTCTGCCTACGGCCTACCGCCGATCAAACGCAATGCTCACCTACTCATATCACCCCTCTTCCAGCTCTGCATGGCCGCCACTGATGGTCGCAATGGCGCTTGTGCTGACGCTCGGAGTCGGCCTCACGTCGACTCAACTGAGCGGAGCAGAGGCGGCAGATCCCGTCAAGATCCTTCCTCCCAACCCACCGGCCTTGAACCAGGCCAAGCACTTGATCGAGAAAGGGGATCCAGAATCCGCAGCCACAGCCTTGCGTCGATTCTTGACTACCACTCCACCAGCTGAATACCTCGATGATACCTATCTTCTGCTGGGCGCCGCGCTCTATGGAATGAAGGACTATGGAGAGGCAATCCGCTCTCTGAACCAACTTCAGACGGAGTTTCCCGAGTCCGACCTCGTGGATCGAGGTAAGCTCATATTGGCCCGCATCCATGCCGCGATGGGCAATATCGACTTGGCATTGCCGTTGCTGACACAAGTACGGACAACGGCACTCGACGACGTAACAAAGCGCGAGGCACAGCAGCTGACTGCCGAGGCCTTCGCCCAAAAGAAAGACTATGTCCGAGCCATCCATACCTTACTGGAAGGCATGGCCGGCAGCACCGACACACAGATGGCGGAGACCCGGGAACAGATTCGTCAATTCATCAATGAAAAGCTGGACAAAAAAGGGTTGACCCGGGTGCGGGATGCCTATCTTCGTTCCTATCCTGGCGACCTTGCCTCCCTCCGACTGATCGACTACTACATTGTGCGAGGCGAAGACCACTTGGCAGAACGGGAGACCCGGCATTTTCTCGCTGCGTTTCCTGCTCACCCCTCCGTCCCGAAAGCCAGCGAATCACTGGAACTCATCAATTCAAGGTTGAAATCCAACGAATATTTTATCGCAGCCGTCCTTCCGTTGTCAGGCCACTTGTCCGCTTTCGCCAATGACGTCCTAGAGGGCATTCAGTTGGCAGTGGAACGGGCTCGTGAGCAACCTGGCAGCCCATCCGTTGGCTTGATCGTGAAGGATCATGATGCCGATCGGCCAGGCTTTTTGGACGATCTCTCGACGCTACTTCATGACGACCGTCCACTCGTCGTCATTGGCCCAATGCTGTCAAAAAACCTTCCGGTCATGGCCGAAATGGCACAAAAAACCAGGATCCCCTTGATTACCCCGGCAGCGACTCTCCCCAATGTCCGTCGGTTGGGCAGTTACCTCTTCAGTACGTCGTTGACCTACGCCATGCAAGCCGAACGCATCGCGACCTACGCCGCGAAACAGCAGGACTATCGACGATTCTGCATTCTCCACCCCGACACCGTCTATGGACGAGAACTGGCACGGCTCTTCGCCCAGGAGGTGCGCCGATTCGATGGCGAAATTATTGCGATAGAAGCCTTCAAGGAAGGCGAAACGGATTTTGGCCCGCAGATCCAGCGGCTCAAAGCCGAAGACCTGAAAAAGTATGGGCTGGCAGTTCCAGTTGACATACCACGACAGCCCGGTAAGCCCCTCAGTCGAAACGAAAAGCGCGTCCTCTACACGCCAGGGTTTGACGCGATCTTCATCCCAAGTCGCTCACACGAGATCGGCCTCCTCGCCGCACAGCTGGCGTTTCATGACATCAAAGCCCCACTGCTAGGGACCAACGGCTGGAACTCGCAGGACTTTGCCCGTACCGCTGATCGGACAGTCGACGGTGCAACATTCGTGGATGGCTTCTTCGTCGATAGCCCGAATCCTGCCGTACAGGAGTTTGTTCAGCGGTACCACAAGCGCTTTCAGTCCACCCCCTCGCTCTTCACCATGCAAGGATATGACGCCGCCAGAGTCGTCATTGAAGGCGTCCGCCACGGAGCAACCTCCGGCGAAGCGCTTCACGACTTCCTCATGACGCAGCGCAACCTACCGACACTTGCCGGACCGGCCAGTTTTGGACCGGATGGTACCCTGCACCGCCCGCTCTTTCTTCTACAGGTGAAACAGGGTAAGTTTGTGCAATTGGATTAA
- the xerD gene encoding site-specific tyrosine recombinase XerD, translated as MAEPTAPLLDPLLERYLSELRIEGGLAANTLESYRRDLLRLQRYLLSHRLSIGDSVPPHTIRSFLATLKHEALAASSIARLLSAMRGWYRFLVREHLVKTSPLRDMTAAHRPVRLPKTLTHQEITVLLELPVRGRAEDQRDRVMLEVLYAAGLRVSELVGLSLSQIDVNLGCVRVVGKGAKERVVPIGQTAVKILVDYVEHVRPLLLKGRSSRVLFISRRGRGLTRQAFWKLLLQRARRAGISKSISPHMLRHSFATHLLEGGADLRVVQSMLGHADIATTQIYTHVEGSRLRHVHRQYFPRQRGRRQSGVETSTKRK; from the coding sequence ATGGCTGAACCAACGGCACCATTGCTGGACCCTTTGCTTGAACGGTATCTCAGTGAGCTGCGGATTGAAGGTGGATTAGCCGCTAATACGCTGGAGTCCTACCGGCGAGATCTTTTACGTTTGCAGCGATACTTGTTGTCGCACCGACTCAGTATCGGAGACTCCGTTCCACCGCACACGATCCGGTCCTTTCTCGCAACCCTCAAACACGAGGCCCTCGCGGCTTCATCGATTGCTCGCCTTCTCTCGGCGATGCGAGGGTGGTATCGCTTTCTGGTTCGGGAACACCTCGTGAAGACCAGTCCTCTCCGTGATATGACGGCGGCGCATCGGCCGGTTCGATTACCGAAGACGCTGACACACCAGGAAATAACGGTGTTGCTAGAGCTGCCGGTTCGCGGTCGTGCTGAGGATCAACGCGACCGCGTGATGCTGGAAGTGCTGTATGCGGCGGGTCTTCGCGTGTCAGAGCTTGTTGGACTCAGTCTGTCGCAGATCGATGTGAATCTGGGCTGTGTGCGAGTCGTAGGGAAAGGTGCTAAGGAGCGAGTCGTCCCGATTGGACAGACTGCGGTCAAGATCCTGGTTGATTACGTCGAACATGTGAGACCCCTTCTACTCAAAGGGCGATCGTCCCGTGTCTTGTTCATCAGCCGGCGAGGACGAGGACTGACGAGGCAGGCATTTTGGAAGCTGCTTCTGCAGCGAGCCCGACGCGCTGGTATTTCGAAATCGATTTCTCCGCACATGTTGCGGCATTCTTTTGCCACGCATCTGCTGGAGGGGGGAGCAGATTTGCGAGTGGTGCAATCCATGTTGGGGCATGCAGACATCGCGACGACTCAAATCTATACGCATGTGGAAGGCAGCCGGTTACGGCACGTCCATCGCCAATACTTTCCGCGACAGCGCGGTCGACGACAGTCAGGTGTGGAAACTTCTACGAAGCGCAAATAG
- the tolB gene encoding Tol-Pal system beta propeller repeat protein TolB, producing MAFRVVVFVSLCVSIGVAWIIESGAADVFLEATRQDFQKIPLGIAGIENLGGSESPEARVKLGTRIEDVLKADVRRSLVFSLVDLPSLGMKVGHLGAEPDPSFKQAAENGVSVIVWGQAGMKSGNKDADLSMDGYVYDAGSNEVVGGKRYVGSASVARLMAHRFADELVFRYTGEPGIARTKIAYVSELGTARELFVMDYDGYDPRQLTADGFLNLMPRWSPDRRFLVFTTYRNRNTQDIDMIELATGKRWTLVAQGGLNITPVFSPDGNSLAYSSSHEGNAELYRLDTKTKAVQRLTTHAAGDLSPSWAPSGRELVFTSDRSGGPQIFLMSADGSNVRRLTFEGDYNAAPVWSPRGNLIAYVCRTPKKEYKLCVITPDGQKRLQLTTGLGVDDSPSWSPDGRHLVFSSTVEGKSQIYMIDADGKDLERITFTGTHNSAPSWSPAS from the coding sequence ATGGCGTTTCGAGTTGTTGTGTTCGTCAGCCTGTGTGTATCGATCGGCGTGGCGTGGATCATTGAATCCGGTGCCGCCGACGTCTTTCTTGAAGCCACCAGGCAGGATTTCCAGAAAATTCCACTTGGAATCGCCGGGATTGAAAACCTGGGCGGATCGGAGTCACCTGAGGCACGTGTGAAGCTGGGCACGCGCATCGAAGACGTGCTGAAGGCGGACGTGCGGCGCTCGCTGGTCTTTTCGCTTGTCGATTTGCCGAGTCTTGGCATGAAGGTTGGTCATCTCGGGGCGGAGCCTGATCCCTCATTCAAGCAAGCCGCCGAGAATGGAGTATCAGTCATTGTGTGGGGTCAGGCGGGGATGAAGAGTGGGAACAAGGATGCTGATCTCAGCATGGATGGCTATGTCTATGACGCCGGGAGCAATGAAGTCGTGGGGGGGAAACGCTATGTCGGTTCGGCGTCCGTCGCCCGCCTTATGGCCCATCGTTTTGCCGATGAGTTGGTCTTTCGCTATACGGGCGAGCCGGGAATCGCTCGGACGAAGATCGCCTATGTCTCGGAATTGGGGACGGCTCGTGAATTATTCGTGATGGATTACGATGGATATGATCCGCGTCAGCTGACGGCCGATGGGTTCTTGAATCTGATGCCACGCTGGTCGCCGGATCGCCGATTTCTGGTCTTCACGACGTACCGTAATCGAAATACGCAGGATATCGACATGATTGAGCTGGCCACGGGAAAGCGGTGGACACTCGTCGCGCAAGGGGGGCTGAACATCACTCCGGTTTTCTCTCCCGATGGGAATTCGCTGGCCTACTCATCAAGCCATGAAGGAAATGCCGAACTGTATCGTTTGGATACTAAGACGAAAGCTGTTCAACGACTGACGACGCATGCGGCCGGGGACTTGTCGCCCTCGTGGGCGCCCTCGGGCCGGGAGCTCGTATTTACGTCCGATCGGAGCGGTGGCCCACAAATTTTCCTCATGAGTGCGGATGGATCCAATGTGCGTCGATTGACGTTCGAAGGAGACTATAATGCAGCGCCGGTCTGGTCTCCTCGAGGCAATTTGATTGCCTATGTGTGTCGAACTCCAAAAAAAGAGTACAAACTGTGTGTGATCACCCCCGATGGTCAGAAACGTCTGCAATTAACGACAGGACTGGGCGTGGATGATTCTCCGTCCTGGTCTCCAGATGGACGGCATCTCGTGTTCAGCTCGACGGTGGAAGGGAAGAGTCAGATCTACATGATCGATGCGGACGGTAAAGACCTCGAGCGCATTACGTTCACCGGCACACATAATAGCGCGCCGTCCTGGTCCCCCGCCTCGTGA
- a CDS encoding protein TolQ, whose protein sequence is MFQTGPLGVILSLGIVSKVVLVLLVCFSVASWAIIFYKLAAFRTADAKDRHFMTLLLRARDVEDVTRHAQQTIGSPCAKIFHAVIQRIGYLPTERNENGSVAYDRHVMERTAAHLAQGQIDKLEAFLPFLATTGNICPFVGLLGTVMGIIDSFREIGTQGTASIAAVAPGVSEALIATAAGLFAAIPAVIAYNYFLVRIRRAAMHMDSVVVELLALIPAQTRPVAPVSVGAKG, encoded by the coding sequence ATGTTTCAAACCGGACCACTGGGAGTTATTCTGTCGCTCGGGATCGTATCCAAGGTGGTCCTCGTGCTCCTGGTCTGCTTTTCCGTTGCGTCCTGGGCCATCATCTTCTACAAGTTGGCCGCATTTCGCACCGCTGATGCAAAAGATCGTCATTTTATGACTTTGTTGCTGCGGGCCAGAGATGTGGAGGACGTGACTCGGCATGCGCAACAGACGATCGGGAGTCCCTGCGCAAAGATTTTTCATGCCGTGATTCAACGGATCGGCTACCTCCCCACTGAGAGGAATGAAAACGGTTCCGTCGCCTATGATCGACATGTGATGGAGCGGACGGCGGCCCATCTTGCGCAGGGGCAAATCGACAAGTTGGAAGCGTTTCTTCCGTTTCTTGCGACGACCGGAAATATCTGCCCGTTCGTGGGCCTCCTGGGAACGGTGATGGGCATCATCGATTCATTCCGGGAAATTGGAACCCAAGGGACAGCCAGTATTGCGGCGGTGGCTCCCGGCGTTTCCGAAGCCTTGATTGCGACCGCAGCCGGATTGTTTGCCGCCATTCCAGCCGTCATTGCCTATAATTACTTTCTCGTACGTATCAGACGTGCCGCCATGCATATGGATTCGGTTGTGGTGGAGCTCCTGGCGTTGATTCCAGCCCAAACGAGACCCGTCGCTCCGGTCTCCGTCGGAGCGAAGGGATGA